From the genome of Alosa sapidissima isolate fAloSap1 chromosome 14, fAloSap1.pri, whole genome shotgun sequence, one region includes:
- the gar1 gene encoding H/ACA ribonucleoprotein complex subunit 1 isoform X1, translating to MSFRGGGGRGGRGGGGGFNRGGRGGFGGGRGGFGGRGGGRGGFNRQQDYGPPEYVVGLGEFVHPCEDDIVCKCTTEESKVPYFNAPVYLENKEQIGKVDEIFGNLRDFYFSVKLSENMKASSFKKLQKFYIDPAKLLPLQRFLPRPPGEKGPPRGGRGGRGGGRGGGFRGGRGGGRGGGGGFRGGSGGGFRGGSGGGFRGGSGGGFRGGSGGGFRGRGGGGGFRGGRS from the exons ATGTCTTTTCGAGGGGGTGGTGGACGAGGTGGtcgaggtggtggtggaggatttAACCGGGGCGGAAGAGGAGGATTCGGTGGCGGACGAGGAGGATTCGGTGgccgaggagggggaagaggcgGCTTCAACAGACAGCAAGATTATGGTCCCCCTGAATACGTTGTCG GTCTAGGAGAGTTTGTGCATccttgtgaggatgatattgTGTGTAAATGCACAACAGAAGAAAGCAAAGTGCCTTACTTCAACGCCCCAGTCTATCTGGAAAACAAAGAGCAAATTGGAAAAGTGGATGAAATATTTGGAAATCTGCGGGACTTT TATTTTTCTGTCAAACTATCAGAAAACATGAAGGCATCATCATTTAAGAAACTACAGAAG TTCTACATAGACCCTGCAAAGCTTTTGCCCCTACAGAGGTTTCTCCCGCGACCCCCAGGAGAGAAGGGTCCCCCGAGGGGAGGTAGAGGTGGCAGAGGAGGTGGCCGTGGAG gtgGCTTCCGTGGAGGACGGGGTGGAGGacgtggtggtggaggaggattCAGAGGAGGCAGCGGTGGAGGCTTCCGAggaggcagtggtggtggttTCAGAGGAGGCAGTGGGGGAGGTTTCAGAGGAGGCAGCGGGGGAGGtttcagaggaagaggaggtggcgGTGGATTCAGAG GAGGGAGATCATGA
- the LOC121681164 gene encoding solute carrier family 43 member 3-like has protein sequence MLVCCGGGLRVRSWLTFVTGLFECLCFAGAVFGWASLVFVLKGDGYFSQLCVNTTSSNGTYTMDCSEQDEKLSLIFTIASFMNNFLTLPNGFLFDRFGTMVTRLLGISIYTTGTMLIAFSNAAVSIVLFPALSCIAVGGILFLVTNMQVGNLFGSRRSTIITLYNGAFDSSSAIFLIIKLLHESGVSLQASFLFLSSCSVIHVLRTFLLMPRKHIPYPLPEDYTYGISCGQKRSYSIEDKSANGGNIQSPAVTEETNLKEGSPSSQSKPVCVPDKSFRSCALSWFFLWHLLWLSVMQLRHYLFIGTLNPMLNRLTAGEPALVSTYTNAFAITQLCGVLCAPWNGLLMDRHKGRTRKPGESEREADLRAAILSLALTALQCLLFSVCAATPLLPLQYLTFILQVLNRSFLYGGNAAFISVAFPAAHFGKLYGLVMALSAVVSLLQYPCFALIKGPLGGDPLYVNIALTLLTLLAFIHPAYVYHHCRRQATQRGKTTD, from the exons ATGCTTGTCTGCTGTGGCGGTGGGCTCCGTGTCCGGTCCTGGCTGACCTTTGTGACAGGCctgtttgagtgtctgtgtttcGCCGGCGCTGTGTTCGGCTGGGCTTCGCTGGTCTTCGTGCTCAAAGGTGATGGCTACTTCAGCCAACTATGCGTCAACACCACCTCCAGCAATGGCACATACACCATGG ACTGCAGTGAGCAGGATGAGAAGCTCTCCCTCATCTTTACCATTGCGTCCTTCATGAACAACTTCCTCACACTGCCCAATGGCTTCCTTTTTGACCGCTTTGGCACCATGGTTACCCGTCTTCTTGGAAT ATCCATATACACCACGGGGACCATGCTGATAGCCTTCTCAAACGCTG CTGTGTCCATCGTGCTGTTCCCTGCTCTCTCTTGCATTGCGGTCGGAGGAATTCTCTTTCTGGTGACAAACATGCAG GTTGGAAACCTGTTTGGTTCACGGCGCTCCACTATAATCACCCTCTACAATGGTGCATTTGATTCTTCCTCAGCCATCTTCCTCATCATCAAG tTGCTGCATGAGAGCGGCGTCTCCCTACAGGcctccttcctcttcctgtccTCGTGCAGCGTGATCCACGTGCTGCGCACCTTCCTACTCATGCCCCGGAAACACATCCCCTACCCACTACCTGAGGACTACACttatgg AATTAGCTGTGGCCAGAAGAGAAGCTATAGCATAGAGGACAAATCAGCCAATGGAGGAAACATTCAGAGCCCTGCTGTTACCGAGGAAACCAATCTTAAAGAGGGCTCGCCATCCTCCCAAAGCAagccag TGTGTGTGCCAGATAAGAGTTTCCGGAGCTGTGCGCTGTCCTGGTTCTTCCTGTGGCACTTGCTTTGGCTGTCTGTCATGCAGCTGAGGCACTACCTCTTCATCGGCACCCTCAACCCCATGCTGAATCGTCTCACCGCAGGGGAACCAGCTCTgg TGAGCACCTACACGAATGCGTTTGCCATCACTCAGCTGTGTGGAGTGCTGTGTGCTCCCTGGAATGGACTCCTCATGGACCGACACAAGGGACGCACCAGAAAGCCAG gtGAGAGCGAGCGTGAGGCGGACCTGCGGGCAGCCATCTTGTCGCTGGCCCTGACGGCCCTGCAGTGCCTgctattctctgtgtgtgcggcCACTCCGCTGCTGCCCCTGCAGTATCTCACCTTCATCCTGCAAGTGCTCAACAGGTCCTTCCTCTACGGGGGAAACGCAGCCTTCATTAGCGTGgc gttccCAGCAGCTCATTTTGGGAAGCTGTATGGTCTGGTGATGGCCCTATCTGCAGTGGTGTCCCTGTTGCAGTACCCGTGTTTCGCCCTCATCAAGGGCCCCCTGGGAGGAGACCCGCTCTAT gtgaACATTGCACTGACCTTATTGACCTTACTGGCCTTCATCCACCCTGCCTATGTCTACCACCACTGTCGTCGCCAGGCAACGCAGAGGGGCAAAACTACAGACTAG
- the gar1 gene encoding H/ACA ribonucleoprotein complex subunit 1 isoform X2, whose product MSFRGGGGRGGRGGGGGFNRGGRGGFGGGRGGFGGRGGGRGGFNRQQDYGPPEYVVGLGEFVHPCEDDIVCKCTTEESKVPYFNAPVYLENKEQIGKVDEIFGNLRDFYFSVKLSENMKASSFKKLQKFYIDPAKLLPLQRFLPRPPGEKGPPRGGRGGRGGGRGGGFRGGRGGGRGGGGFRGGSGGGFRGRGGGGGFRGGRS is encoded by the exons ATGTCTTTTCGAGGGGGTGGTGGACGAGGTGGtcgaggtggtggtggaggatttAACCGGGGCGGAAGAGGAGGATTCGGTGGCGGACGAGGAGGATTCGGTGgccgaggagggggaagaggcgGCTTCAACAGACAGCAAGATTATGGTCCCCCTGAATACGTTGTCG GTCTAGGAGAGTTTGTGCATccttgtgaggatgatattgTGTGTAAATGCACAACAGAAGAAAGCAAAGTGCCTTACTTCAACGCCCCAGTCTATCTGGAAAACAAAGAGCAAATTGGAAAAGTGGATGAAATATTTGGAAATCTGCGGGACTTT TATTTTTCTGTCAAACTATCAGAAAACATGAAGGCATCATCATTTAAGAAACTACAGAAG TTCTACATAGACCCTGCAAAGCTTTTGCCCCTACAGAGGTTTCTCCCGCGACCCCCAGGAGAGAAGGGTCCCCCGAGGGGAGGTAGAGGTGGCAGAGGAGGTGGCCGTGGAG gtgGCTTCCGTGGAGGACGGGGTGGAGGacgtggtggtggagga TTCAGAGGAGGCAGCGGGGGAGGtttcagaggaagaggaggtggcgGTGGATTCAGAG GAGGGAGATCATGA